A genomic window from Melanotaenia boesemani isolate fMelBoe1 chromosome 15, fMelBoe1.pri, whole genome shotgun sequence includes:
- the emc6 gene encoding ER membrane protein complex subunit 6 — MAGVAAKREGPQFISEVAVRGNAAVLDYCRTSVSALSGATAGILGLTGLYGFIFYFLSSFLLSLLLILKAGRRWNKCFKSRRLLFTGGLVGGLFTYVLFWTFLYGMVHVY; from the coding sequence ATGGCAGGAGTAGCGGCCAAGCGTGAGGGACCACAGTTCATCAGTGAAGTGGCTGTGAGGGGTAACGCCGCTGTGCTGGACTACTGCCGTACCTCTGTGTCTGCTCTGTCTGGAGCAACAGCTGGTATCCTCGGGCTGACGGGACTTTACggcttcattttttatttcctctcctcctttctcCTCTCGCTCCTGCTCATCCTCAAGGCGGGACGGCGGTGGAACAAATGCTTCAAATCGCGTCGGCTGCTCTTTACCGGCGGTCTTGTTGGAGGTCTTTTCACATACGTACTGTTCTGGACTTTCTTGTACGGAATGGTGCATGTATACTAA